The sequence gttagcaaatcccacccctcttggctgagcctttgctcgcccacctgtcctggtgaaactggaaaggcctccgggccaccagtaatccttcaatcataaaaaaaaaaaaaaaaactcagaatTCAAAACACTGTCATTAAGCCAAGTTTCTGTGATCAAAATGATATCGTGATCCGAGTTTAGAATGTTATAGTAGAAATCTATTGTTTTTGATCTTAGGCCTCGAACATTTtgatacaaaaaatttaatttatcaacAATATTGCACGCGCCTTTTTCTACGTTTAAATTCAGTACTTGTATACAGCAATGATAtgatatatttgtatttatttttggtaatttccgggactttatatttaaaaatagtattattaaaaataagataaCAAGCAATCAAATTGTCGAGGaccaaaaatgttatttttccgCGATAACCACTATAATTCAAAACGAGCGCAGGGGTGTTTAAGTAAAGTGTAGATGATTGTGTGTATGAAATGTAATGTTGTGGTAAGTAGATACTGTTGTTATCAAGcgacaaataaaaatcattagaattaaaattaattttggaaGAATTGACAATGAGtgcaattatatattttgttattagaaCAGAATGaactattacaatatttttttcaaatcttcCTCACAGGATATTAGAATGTACGGTGCGTTTTCTGCTTTTCTTGTATAGATACGGCAGTTTTTTGTCCAAACAAATTTATAACCGAAATCTTTAGCTTTTGCCTtgcaattttttaataattgcttGTTATGTACAGACAAATGCTCATTTACGTAAATCTTACTTAACTCACCCTGCATTCCAATATCCTTCGAGGTTAAACCATGACATTTCCGAGCGGCTGACAAAACCTCATCCTTCTTTGAACGACTATGGAATCTGATTATTAAATTACGAGGTGCTCCTTTTACTGATCTCTTCGCTTGAATACGATGGACGAAGTCCAGCTCCTGTTGGCAAATTTTTATGTTGAGCTGCTTCGCGATACCATTTATAATAGTTGGCAGTGATTCACCAGCACTCTCAGGAACCCCCACTACTTCGACATTCTGAAGCCTGGACCATTGTTCTTGCTTTAGGGATGCTTCTTCCATAGCATTTAGTTTAGACTGTAGTGATTTCAGTTGTATGGTAAGATTGGTGTTCTCTGACTGCATTTTTTTGATGGTGACTGAGTTTTTGGCGGCGGAACTTTTGACGATGTCGTATAAGTTACCTAATGTTTTCTCAGAGTTTTCAAACTCGGCAAACTTTTTTTCGATTGCCCTGGTGACCGATGTAGTGACCTCTGTTAAAAAACCAGGTAGGGCTTGCTGGATTGCAAGTTGAACTTCTGCGTTTATAGTGGCAACCACATCACTCAAACTTTCTTCGTTACCGCATTCTGGAAGCCGATTCCTGGGGTATATATTGACGAACTCGGTACTGCTACCAGCAGCGTCTTTTACAGACGTATTAGTGTTGTCACCGCGACGTTTTTGTTTAGATttgcagtttaattaaaaaaattaaaaaataaataaatgaaataatgtgcattggcgttaagttagaccaaatacattttttccatcctcctacttatcgttatgaaggtataaaaaagatagggagttcacataggtaatataaacaaataagtaaatatgttcattatttatctttcaagagataatataggtatacattataataacttttttacacagtcgaaattatattcctaacattagtaaaataacattttaatacgataggtaagaggatggaaaaaatgtatttggtctaacttaacgccaatgcacattacttcatttatttattttttaatttttttaattaaactgtataccaattaattgctccttcaggatttaaatttgtttttttttttcacgattaaaaccgcgtaaaaagtttaggcattatagttgacgcatgcgcagtacacatattttgcatacatttattcaactaataaaaatagtaaattaaacaaaaaacgagtaatttcgaaagagaacaaacatgttttatataagaacaatcgaaaatgaatatttacgagtcattaaggatgaaaaaatttaaaaaattgcattagaggggctaacttgtaggtatatttttaaatattttttttaaataaataaatgcagaacaaacaattattaacagtgaacaatcatgaacaaatgatgaacaaacgaattaatagaaaataagtataaaataggaaaaaaaattttttttgatgggctaacttcattcacctaacgccggcaacgatattgttgttgttgtttttaaattcgccaacaagcaggcaaagagcgtagcctatacagcctagtctgtcgtagttttttgggagttttgacgtcaacttcatgaatagcacattgagtgagcgtgaatttccgcagaccttttatcttgaaaaaaaaaaacagtcactgctatgttagccacagttttattccaatgcctcaatattgacgtttaatacacaaaacaacacccaatttgtatattatacatcacaataagctattaaaaaaacattaaaataaaatttcaagtgacgcttcactcgggttgctgccaaaactctctgataataagaatagagtaatgataggctattgagatttttactaatggaatcattaatatataaaaatattaaataattcatggttataggtaataattattattacaatacataaatattgaattgaacaacaataaactaaaaagtctgtgaattataaccattagctattttttttatttgttgttcaagtcacagacaactcttttGTTTGTCAGCATAaaggtttactataaggctgtatgggctaattttccctttgtctattggcgaatttaaaaactatggcactcagtttgggaggttatcaattacgtaatttatttttttacaaaacaatgccagggtgaaagaaatgttgatacataaactaaacaacatgaaaaaataaggcatagtttttcaagtacaaatagttttgtcatGAAGTTGGCcgacttttgggcattgtcctttatatcgatgtaatgaaaatttatattttaaacgcaAAATTAATCGGAGCCAATGTAATGTAACTGTTGCAACTACCCGCGATAGATGCGAAATTACCGAAACAACATAATTTCTACCATACAAATTATAAAAGGCCGAAAATTTGTGTATTGGATAAAATTTTATCTCATCGAAATATATTATACTCAAATATATTATActcattatacatattatttttatatatattatacattatacatatcatacatattatactcatactaatatattatactcATCGAAAATTGCGAATCAGCGCTAGAGGTGATGACCAAGCTAGAGTcaatttatgaataaaaatcaGAGATGACTAAAATGATGATACATGAGCGTTTCTATCAATATAAAATGTCACCGACAGACAGCATAGCTCAGCATATAGCTAGAGTAGAAATTTTGGCTAAGTAACTTAAAGAAAGTGGAGAAGTTATTAGTGAAACTGCTATCGTAACTAAAATTTTGAGTACATTACCTCCAAAGTACAGATCTGTTCGGCAGGCTTGGatgttcatttcattcattttcttTTGTAATGGCGGTCCTTTTTGATTTCGCCAAAGTCAagttttatagtctgtggttttGATTATGCTCAGCTGATGTCTTTTGGTGaagtttggattttttttttgttgggtgGGCTTCGTGATTGCACAAGgtcacattttaattattattattttacaaagtaaTCAACTGTTGAATTACTAACCTAAAACAGgacaaacaatatatgtatatatacatatacatacatatatatatatgttacagAAAAGATTGTCAGAAGATTAGTAAGGACAAACAACTTATAGTCTAATGTTATTCTGGTGAACAtattcacataaaatatttacaaaagttgTATGTACAAGGCTCAACAAAGATTTGAAATTCGTCGGTGTGGGGATAATGTCCGGTAGTACTTCGTAAAGGGAAGGTCTTCTAGGGCAGTTAAAGAAAATGTGTTCTGCTGATCCCTCGTCGAGCCCACACTCACATAGGGAGCTATCCTTGACCCTTATTTTAGCTAGGTGAACCGGGGTACAAGCATGACCTAATCTTAACCTACATATTGTGGACGTGACTCTCTTGTTGGCTTTCCTGTATTTAAAAAACCAAGGCCGAACGAGCAACGAGTCTTGAACATCCGCGTAATGTTTGCCTTTAATGCGTTTCGAAAGGTTCCACGCTTCATTCCAGCGCGATATGAGATCGGCCTTGGCTAGAGACGTTAGATCTTGTGCATAGGTTGTGTAATGAATATCACTACCTATTGTCGTGGCATCCTTAGCACACTGATCAGCACCCTCATTACCCACTATACCGCTATGTCCCGGGATCCAAGCTAGGGTGATTTTTATGCCAGACACGTGACACCGAAAaagaatttctttaattttcagaACAAAAGGGAGCTTTGACTTGGATCTGAGTTGGTTTGCAAGGATTGCCTGTAGACAGCTTCTAGAGTCGGTGAATATCACCGTGTTGTGTAGCTTATGTGATTCTATATACATCAGGGCTTCAAGGATAGCTAGCGCCTCTCCTGTAAAAACCGAGGCTTGAGGGGGAcacttaaagtttaaaatgattttgtacTCCGGTATCCAGACAGCGAAGCCTACACAGCCGTcagcttttatttttgatgCGTCAGTGAACATAGTATGCCAACCGTTCCATTTACTATTGACGACAGAGTTAAATTTGGCGTTTGCACCGGGGTCATCTTTATTTATTCCGATATTTAGAACAATGTCCGGACGGTATAGAATTGCATTATAAGGTGTGAGGAATAATGGATTTAACCTACATTGATAGACGGGACAGGGGAGGCTgataaacttaacaaaactgGTGAAGAGGCATGGGTGGGACTTATGATTCCAGTAACTGTTGAAATAGATGTGTTCCGAAAGAGTATGTAACTTTGAAATAAGGGGGTGGTTAGAAAGCtgaaaatttttgtaaatgaatcTGTCCGATAAGTATTGTCTCCTCAAGTGCAAGGGGGGTTCTGCACATTCAACCTGAAGGGCGTTAATGGGGGAAGACTTCATTGCTCCGATTATGATACGTAGGCACTTTGATTGGATCCTGTCCAAGGAGGTTAAGGCAGACTTATTGCAAGGTTCTAGAATGTGAGTGCCATAATCAAAATGGCTGCGAATCAAGGCGTTATATAACAGTTTTTGAGTGTAGGGGTGTGATCCCCACCATACGCCTGACAGGGAGCGAAGAATATGGATGTTCTTTTCGCACTTTTTGATGATGTGGTTAATGTGTTGGACACCAGTCATACGCGAGTCAAGAACGACTCCGAGAAATTTTACTGAGTTTCGCACTGGGAATATTTTGCCATCAAACGAGACAATGACGTCGGGAATAGATCGCATGCGAGAAAATGTCACTACACTGCTCTTCTCAACTGAAAGGGATAGACCATGATTACCTAACCAGTCATGGAGATAGTTAATAGCGGAGTTGAGGCGAGCAGAGGCATCCCCTAAGTCCCTGGCTGAGACGTATAGAGCCAAATCATCCGCATATTGTAGTACGTTGCAGAATGAATTTACCGAAAGTTCTAGGTCGTAGGTATACAAGTTGTATAATAGAGGGCTTAAAACTGATCCCTGAGGGAGGCCCTTCCATAGAAGTCTAGGAGGAAGTAAAGAATTTTGGCAAGAAATTAAAATGGCTCTGGATGAAAATAGATTAGATATGAAGTTAACCATCTTCTCTGGGATACTCAGCTGGAGCATTTTTTGCCTGAGTACAGGAAGAAGGACATTATCGTATGCGGATGCAATGTCAAGAAAAACCCCGACCAAGGACTCTCTTTTAGAGAGAGCAATGCGTATATCCGTTGCAAGGCAACCTACGCTATCCATAGTGCTCAATCCCTTCCTAAAGCCAAATTGACTTGCAGGGAGGATGCctctactctccacaaaccacTCCAATCTATTTTTAACAAGATGTTCTAAAATTTTGCTCATGGTACATGATAGGGCGATGGGACGGTAGCTACTTGACTCGTTATTAGGTTTTGCTGGCTTGAGGATAGGGACGATTATTTGGGTTTTCCATTCATCTGGAGGGATtcctaaagaataaatattatttaatatgtttagaaatattaatttggacGTAAAGCTACATTTGACAATGAATGAATAAGGTATTCCATCGATTCCCGGGGACGAGTCCTTAAGAGACTCCAAAACTGCAGTTAGTTCGTCCAGAGAAAAAGGGGCCACAAGAGTATCAGGAGTAGGTGAAAGCGGAGGGGGAAGGGAAGAGGACTCAGCTAAGGTGGGAACGTAAGGGGGAGCAAGTCGACATGAGAATGAATCGATCCAAACCGATGGGTCGTTCGAAGAAGAATTGTGGTCTACAGATACGGATCCGCGAAATCTCCTGACATTATTCCAGACCAAAGAAGGGCGGGAACTGGGAGAAAGAGACTCACAAAACATGTTCCAGCCCAGTCTCTTTCGTTCAGATAGTGTTCTGACTGTCCTTGCAGCTACTTCTTTATAACTTATGTAATTAGCTGGAGACATGTGTAACGCGTACTCCATCTCGGCTTCTTTACGTTGTTTACATAGATCAGAGCAGTCAGAGTCCCACCAGGGAAGTGATGGGATTTTACCCCTAGAAGCGTTTTTAGTAGGAATCGCTGTCTCTG is a genomic window of Bombyx mori chromosome W, ASM3026992v2 containing:
- the LOC134201741 gene encoding uncharacterized protein LOC134201741, translating into MSQESISYLEASARFSQESRLLPGSRFRVPGFACLRDDKNNGKCGSCILVSRSIPYSQITLPPHDSNCFNVVAVRALDISFLSVYIPDPNMSILTNLFSIIGALPPPVAVLGDFNIHHSSWGCYQNDSLSSAFLDLVDDHNLCILNDGSPTRRVLPGQNPKSAVDLSLCTPATSSRLTWLTLCNTHGSDHFPILMSFPDSSNYILPPRNPRLKFNLSKADWTLFSQSVDALLVNLSPVPHENTHAAYSIFRNALLSAAETAIPTKNASRGKIPSLPWWDSDCSDLCKQRKEAEMEYALHMSPANYISYKEVAARTVRTLSERKRLGWNMFYAAGSSTEFVNIYPRNRLPECGNEESLSDVVATINAEVQLAIQQALPGFLTEVTTSVTRAIEKKFAEFENSEKTLGNLYDIVKSSAAKNSVTIKKMQSENTNLTIQLKSLQSKLNAMEEASLKQEQWSRLQNVEVVGVPESAGESLPTIINGIAKQLNIKICQQELDFVHRIQAKRSVKGAPRNLIIRFHSRSKKDEVLSAARKCHGLTSKDIGMQDFEKAFDRVDHIILLQKLQQLGIHVDLYRKI